The following nucleotide sequence is from Nothobranchius furzeri strain GRZ-AD chromosome 6, NfurGRZ-RIMD1, whole genome shotgun sequence.
CCAAAATAAATTAGATGGAGAATCACtcgagtcagaaaaagccacacaaaatggttaaatggtaaatggcctgtatttttacagcaaccctccaaggtgcttcccaacaaaatcagtcatttacccattcacacacatattcacacactggtaaGGATGATGCTCCCtgaagcacactgacagaggcgaggcctgccatacACTGGCGCCATCGTTCCCtctgaccacctgcagcaggCAAAGCGAGTTAATATGTCAcaatgttcatggactcacccactttTGCTCACAAACGCGTAAGACTTTGGTGATTTAGCATACAAGAGAGAGCAGAGTGTGTctcggctagtaaaagctaaccgttagcatgagCATGGTAGAACCAGTTTGGGTTTGTGTTATTTGcggcgataaaacatcaacgttgtgaaTCAAACAAAGACAGCCAAAGAGTTGTGTTGATGTAAGCCAATCAGAGACTGGATGTTTGAATGAATAAGactaagaaaagaaaaaaaaacactcctgACTAATGTCTACTTCCTgatacaggagcgccagagcttttttttcccacagaaaatgactcacaaggcattcattcattcatactggAACACACCAGAAGTATTGAAATAATgagtgtatccatccatccatccttccatccatccatccatccattttcatccgcttatccggagtcgggtcgcgggggcagtagcctaaggcaagaggcccagacttccccctctccagccacttgggccagctcctccgggggaatcccaaggcgttccctggccaggtgagagacatagtccctccactgtgtcctggatctacctttaggtatcctcctggttggacgtgcccagaaaacctcaccagggaggtgtccaggaggcatcctgaccagatgcccgagccacctcaactggctcctctcgatgtggaggagcagcgggtctactccgagcccctcccgaatgaccgagcttctcaccctatctctaagggagagcccagccactctgcagagaaaactcatttcggccgcttgtatccgcgatctcgttctttcggtcactacccaaagctcatgaccataggtgagggtaggaacgtagatcgactggtaaattgagagtttcgccttctgactcagctctctcttcaccacgacagaccggtacaacgcccgcatcactgcagatgcagcaccaatccgcctatcgatctcacgctccagttttccctcactcgtgaacaagaccccgagatacttaaactcctccacttggggcaggacctcatccctgacccggagaaggcattctacccttttccgaatcaaaaccatggtctcagatttagaggagctgattctcatcccagctgcttcccactcggctgcgaaccgctccagcgaaataaTGAGTGTCTGTCCACTTTAATGTTACATTTTGGTTTGTCTTTCCACTGTAGACAGAGACAAACGTACAGATCTACCTGGAAGTGTGCAGCTTTTGCCGGATTTGGTATAGGTGGACCCGAGACCTTCTTCACCACATACAccctaaaacatataaacaaaatTAAAGTCCAGAATGAGCAAACATTTGGTTTTCTTTTCATATTCAACGGTGCTGACAGAAGACACTGAGAAATATCTCTGAAAAGTGGTTCAGTTTCTTCCTACCAAGTGTTTTTTTTCATTCTGAGGAAGATGACGACCAGCAGCAAGCCAAACACTGTCAGGCCAGCGAGAGACAAGTTTAAAACCACCACAGAAATCCCTGATAAAAGCAGAACAGTGTgttctatcagatctgaatacatCATAGTCGTATTGATTcatatcatgtttttttttatttttgcacatttttaatgACACTAAATGCTGTTTTATCCATTAAAGGCGTTCACTGGAGACTCAGAACTTACTGAATGTTTGTTAAATTATGTTAATTTTCTATTTTCCACATTTTTAGTTCAAATAACACGTGATGCTCCATTTGCAAACGTGTAGTGCTGTTTCATTATCTCTCTAAATAGACTAAATTCTGACATTTCACAGCTGTGACAGTTGAAAGTCAGAACCCACAGAGTAATTGTAGTAGAGCTGCTTGGCATTTTTACCTGTAGGTGGTCTGATTTCCCCAACTTGTGACACCCATGACTCAGTGGGACTCCAGTCACTCCAGGTTCCTTCTAAGCCCTTCTCCCCCACCATCACACGAACACGGGCCTCGTACGTGTCACCCTGCATCAGTAAATCAGGATCCAGGTTTACCTCACAGCTCCATGGACAGGCAATATTCCTTTTCTGTTTCTGAACAGAGGGATCCTAACAAGGAAAAACAATAAGTAAGGTTACTGGGTGGATTTTCACATCAGGTTATTTAACCATTCTATGTGCGGAAATCGGTCAGCTTACTGGGAAGGTCTTAGTTACACCCCATGATTGAAAAAAAGGTGAAAAATCTTTTTAGGCTGAACCTTTGACTGTCTAATGTTAATTAAACAACAAtataatcagttttattttattatgtataTATAACATAACAGAATTACACAAATAAAATTGGCACTTGCCCCCAATAGCTccaccaccagagggcagcagacaCAAATAGGGCTGTTTtttttgatgaaggtactaatcctaatgCTCCATCTGGATGATTTAAGGCCAGAGGGGCTTTGATGCTAATTTGCAATGATAGTCCACAAAGGTTTAAAACGTTTACATACACTCCATGACTGATCCTGACGTTTCCACTCCAGCTGTGAGACGTAAAGCTGAACATTTTCATGTTTGTTTGCTTGGGGGATCCAGGACACGGTGGTGATGTTGACATCTGGCTTTTCTGGATGACTCAGTTTAACTGTAAAATCAAAAGTTATGAAATGTTTTATCAGATAATTCACCCGTGGGACAGTCATCATTCTTTATGGGTTACTCACTGTGACAAGCTGGTTTGTAGAGAAAGGTTTCCCTGTGGTTTGAAGGGAGGCAGCTCACATGGATGGAGATCTCATCATATGTTACAAACTAATAGCAGACAAAAAGAGAAAATGTTGAATGGGAAATGTTTGAATGTTTAATGAAAATTTTCAGAAAGAACCTCTCCAAACGGTGGAAGTGAACACACACATTTTCAGatgaaacagtaaaaaaaaactgtttacacTCACAAAATAAGTTTCACTGAAGACCAGAGAGCACCCTTTAAGGCTCTGTCCAGAGGCGTCAGAAGGCTGCAGCGTGCAGGAAGTGGTGTACCTTAAAAAATATCGTTTGTGTTAATTAGACTTTATTTTAAATGGGATACTATTTGAAAATGATTTTAGATTTTCATGCTTTGTACTGTGTTTCGTACTCTTCTCCATCAAGCACCTTCACCCCGTCTAATTCACACTCTTCGTCTGTTAGATCAGAGCCGGATGAGCTTTTCCAAACACAAGTGATGACATGACTGTAGTCGTTGTAGCAAGTGAGATCTGAGAGAAATAGTCGAGATCAGCTCAAACGTTAAGAGTAAACCAATTTTTAACTCCACAGCATAAACACTCACCCTTGTTTTGTTTGGGACAGGTGTCACTTCTGCACATTTGAAGAAGATGAAATAGAAAAAACAGGAAACGTGTCTTTTTTCGTTTCATATTTGGCATCATCAGTTTTTGTCTGTAGGAGCTCTGAAACCACAGCAGGTGAGGTAATGATGTGCCAGTTCCATGGGTTATATTTGTTTTCATGGTAAAAGTCACAGCATCCTTTTTCTTCTCATTCTGTGGTTGACAAACGGAAAAGAGAGAACACAAACTGTTGCCGTTTCTATTCTTTTAAACAAGGAGTCAAACACACCTTTCAGACAAACCCCGTTTCACCACACGTGCTGCTGATGGCATTTATTTAGTTGCATGAAAGACAAATACTCTGGAACTCGCTTCACTGATTTTACTTCCTATTCTGAAAAATCACAACACGCGCATATTTGATTCATACACATGTGACAAACATCTAGTGTAAAGTGATGAAGGAACACAAATCTGAATGTAAACAATGTTTGATATGCCAGAAACATGAGAGGTGATACCTTTGCCTAAATCTGTTCCTCTCTCCGTCTCTAACAGCTGCAATTACGAATTTATAATAGTTTCCTGAGTTTTTAGCATAAATCTCAATTGTTAATTACAGTTAGTATTGTTGCAATCAAACATTAAATTTTAATATTTACTTCTGCAGCTTCATTTGGCAGCGCTAACCCCTGACCTCTCATGTTGCGTTCACTGACCCTGATCCTAGCACGGCTAAATGCATTACTGCCGATTTCATCGtggatttttaataattttcagtaTTTTGTTTGTTCTCTTGAAACTGATTAGCGGATTGGATGAAAGGTTCTTGAGGGCCACATATGGCCCGAAGGCCTGAGGTTCCCTACTCCTGTTGTGATGTAACACAATCAAAACCCTTTGGTAAACTGGAGACAACTTTGGACATTCTTGGCCTGTTTGCAATATCGgaacttctgggtaattttaccGGAACTTCCCGGCACACGCTTGCCTCTATTTCATGGAGCCATCCCAAACGACCATTTTCCGGGCCATTTCAGGGACCAACCGAGTATGTGTTGGGCTATGTACGGCTTTAACCGTCCCTCTGTCCTCatcggtgaccccgccaggaaagttgaccactgagcagggttgatggtttatcccttgaggtccatgttgcCATatagacctcaagggataaaccatcaaccctgctcagtggtcaactttcctggcggggtcacccatgaggacagtgggacgGTTAAAACCATTGTTTCTAAAGAATGCTCTAAAAAATGGCGCTTCATATGGTCACGCTGCTTTTTACGTCACAAAGCCACTCTCCTCGTCGCCTAAAGGGATTAAATTATGGCATATTTGACAGAATTAAACAGTGAATGTTTGTGGATGCCTTgtggcgctgatcagtgatgtcactATGCTGACGTCTGTGGATAACTGAAAGGTCAACTGTTTGCAGGGTCGTGTCCTTTAGCTCTCAGGGCTGGTGAAGAGTTGGATCTTATAGCAGTCAAAAGGACTTAAATCTATCCAGTAATTTCAGAGAAACGTCCCAAATCAAAGAGTTTAGATCAATCGCTTTGGTTGGTTTTGAAGCAATGGCTGATGTTCCTTCATCTTCTGGTGATTGATGAACAGATTTGAACTGTGACTGCTTATTAAAAGTGAGCAATAAAACAACGTGGTTCagcaaaaaaacataaaaaaatcttttttgaGCTTTACTGAAGttaatttttcattttatttgttattttctgTTAAAAAAAGATTTCTAGAATTCATACCTGCTCACATCTGATTGGTCAAGATCGTTTGAGTCAAATCACAGAACAGGACGGTTTTTCAGTTTTATtctggaggattctgttcataaaTGTTATTTTGTGGTTTCTTAAAAATGATTCAAACACACATAAATAATATTTCTGAATTTGTTTAACATGAAAGTCAGATGAAGGGAACGGTTTTGGACTCAACAATGACGCGAGTTCAGGCCCAGTAGTGTTTCAGGACCAGAATCTGGTTTCGACAGCTCTTTGATTCTAAATAAAAGCTTCTAGTTTGTGATATATCTGAAACAGTCGGTGTAAAATGGCCCACAGAtgtgttttaaaaatgtcacAAAACAGGTGTAGAGGAAGAGAAATGTGACGGGCTGGATAATACAAAATGTGGTCAGTGATtcacagatgaaaaaaaaaacctgttcgAGGCCCTCTTTcatcctgggacgtaattttgggggggggacgggtgggacatgtcccccccactttttcaaaaggcagtttcggtccccttcacttttttccgtccaaaaacaatgttatgctccattaaatggatttgattgagcactaggaccgaaacggaaaccggtttcctattagacccacccaaaagctaatctattggctctgctgatacttgctaacgtattattggctgttgctgctgtcactccaagtagtaaacagaacgtgctcacgttgttttgctagtttggagccgctagggaacaccggtactgagtcacatcgtcaactagacgctgtgtaatatcagagctcagctcagcttccattatataacatttgaataagtgttcatttgtgagtctttggtagttatgcacagccaggaggcagcatgtcaagaaacgaaagtggatataagagacttctttcaaagtcaaaacgtaagttggaacatgtgacagacctgcattaagctcagactcacctcctccttcacaaacatactcaaaactaacttttacaaactaatctcctccacataactgactcctcagacacaatttattcgtattattataattattatgtttttattattactattatcatcataattattattactagtagtagtagaagtgtaacttcaaaacttttatcatttaactttattgtaaacttatctattgcaatgtatattttcacattaaaaagctctgaaaaatgaacagtatcatcgtcaacagatttttttaagcttaatgtcaaagatgtacacttttcattagatttatcttattttttccatttattttttgtgtgttgaaatgcaacaactgtttaaacacttttaagggaaaaaacatatttaatatgtttttatacactcaaattggtaatgaataatttacacattatattaataataattgtgaatcatactagaaccatcctgtaaatatttctgtttgttccattccaaaatctcccactgtttatagttcatgcatctttttttcaggtgactgacagagatgcaggaggagagaccggtgaaggtacagcaggagaggctgtaggagatggaggacgagagcctggaggagatggagcagaggctggaggctcacaggtgaggttgaaataatgaagatacgatagacataaaattgatcattgtgacaaatgttagggtgatgatcatgtgtaaaacattagttcagcatgtcctctaacacagcaaatgaaataacggccagatctcaggagggaccgtttatgtataaatactttttatacttttgactaggcctgggaaagtaacaaattttgctggatgatattttgtccaacaaattgttgatgataaacgatatcattgtcaacattatctagaccaaaataaccactaatataatgttaatatgtcataataatgcaagtacaccctttaaaatgcaacaaataaaccttcatttaacattgaaatgtccagaaccagaacttctaaatgaataaaaataacaaacaaaaattaaataaaaaaaagaatctcactccctgttagaaaatgttgcaccaaaaacaataaaaaaagacccaaaacaataaatacaatggcctatccattgtcaacagccaaaactgcacttcaataatgataataaatattaatgataatagagttgtacattttttaactttgatatatatatatatatatatatatatatatatatatatatatatatatatatatatatatatatatatatatattgaggatggaaaaattattgagatgggcatgtgacgtgtcaaagggtctttacataacacccccaccccaaatccgcacaagcctggtgtgtcccccccacttctgaaatcaaaatttcgtccctgctttCATCCCTCGTTACTCTGGTTCCAGCTGAGAGCCAAACGTGAAACAAGCTTTTTTCCAGTGTATCAGACGTTTGCTCCATAGTAAATATACAGTAGTTGTCCCAAATTCACTCAAGAGCTGCTGACAGCGGCATGTTGGTGGAATTAGGATCATCAGTTCATTTGCACCTGAAGACTTTTGGAGGAAGTATGTTTATTTTGAATTTAATATAGAATGTATTAAATGTTAATTATTTAATGAAAATAaacgctcctccttgaaccgtcaccttatcgtggtggaggagtttgagtgccctaatgatcctaggagctatgttgtctggggcacttagtgcccctggtagggtctcccatgacaaattggtcttaggtgaagggtgagacaaagaacggttcgaaggatctttcatggtggtgaaaacgaagagtcggagtacccggcccggagggttaccggggtcccaccctggagccaggcctggggttggggcccgtgagcgagcgcctggtggccgggctttcgcccatggggcccggccgggcccagcccgaaccggatacatgggctcgtccaactgtggacccaccacccgcaggaggaacatgaagggtccggtgcaatgtgaatcgggtggcagaccaaggcgggagccttggcggtccaatccccggacaaggaaactagtttttgggacatggaacgtcacctcgctggcggggaaggagccggagcttgtggcagaggttgagcggtaccggctagatatagtcggactcacctcgacacattgcattggctctggaacccgagacctggagaggggttggacactctactttgctggagttgctccgggtgagaggcggagggctggggttggctttttgttagccccgagactctctgcctgtgtgttggggtttaccccgggggacaagagggtagcttccttgcgccttcgggtcggggaacgggtcctgactgttgtttgtgcttatgggccaaatatcagttcagagtacccaccctttttggagtccctgggacgagtgctagatagtgctccatcaggggactccattgtcctgctgggggacttcaatgctcacgtgggcaatgacagcttgacctggaggggtgtgattgggaggaacggcccacctgatcagaactcgagcggtgttttgttattggacttctgtgcaagccgcagtttggccataacgaacaccatgttcgaacataaggatgcccaccggtacacttggtaccagggcagcctaggtcacaggtcgatgatagattttgtagtcgtatcatctgacctgcgaccgtatgttttggacacccgagtgaagagaggggcggagctgtcaactgatcaccacctggtggtgagttggatcagatggcaagggaacatgccgcgtagacctggcagacccaaacgcatagtgagggtctgctgggaacgcctggcagaagaacctgtcaagacggtcttcaactcccacctccggcagagctttgaccacgtcccgagagcagtgggggacattgagtccgagtgggccttgttccactctgcgattgtcgaggcggctgttgctagctgtggtcgtaaggtggccggtgccagtcgtggtggcaacccccgtacccgctggtggacaccagaggttcggggagccgtcaggctgaagaaggaggcctacagggcgtggctggtctgtgggtc
It contains:
- the LOC107375161 gene encoding uncharacterized protein codes for the protein MKTNITHGTGTSLPHLLWFQSSYRQKLMMPNMKRKKTRFLFFLFHLLQMCRSDTCPKQNKDLTCYNDYSHVITCVWKSSSGSDLTDEECELDGVKVLDGEEYTTSCTLQPSDASGQSLKGCSLVFSETYFFVTYDEISIHVSCLPSNHRETFLYKPACHIKLSHPEKPDVNITTVSWIPQANKHENVQLYVSQLEWKRQDQSWSDPSVQKQKRNIACPWSCEVNLDPDLLMQGDTYEARVRVMVGEKGLEGTWSDWSPTESWVSQVGEIRPPTGISVVVLNLSLAGLTVFGLLLVVIFLRMKKNTWVYVVKKVSGPPIPNPAKAAHFQNWSSPNFTSESIHSFLKPVEIVSVEVTSSVDAVTFCEPDVKTMPESISRESSGSSFSNPSYSELCSSSTKSSAAAGDLMPCSMDAPYKPVCGQGEEKNPEQGREGASEKDMEIMKLILNGSSDSKAVKMISEYEKVKDVQVERFRLRSVDSGMCSCEEVSQESMEVDSINMTDGQEEASPSEEKKKGGDGMKVDHLKLVGRSGGMLGRNTIQVCLDYKPFPKLQAGSPELPSLDSGISCREEERESQDDKPAHFLSPPHPSTQFTFPSPLLPALPCMFEKIPLMSDSMPLLLCDDGYKPVRQEQA